AACTTGATTATTTTTAGATAATAGTAGATAGAAACAACGCTCGTAAGGAGTCCTATTGAAACCAAGAAATATAGGCCTGCCTGCCATCCACACCAGAATAGATAGAGTTTTCCAAAAAAACCTGCTAATGGAGGAATACCCCCTAGGGATAGGAGACATAGGGCTGAAGAGAGAGCCAAAAAAGGATCTTTCGTGTATAATCCTGCATAATCCCGAATGTTATCAGTTCCAGTACGTAGACCAAATAATACAATGCAAGCAAAAGTTCCTAGATTCATGGAGATATAGAACAGCATATAAGTTATCATGCTTGCATATCCATCATTTGAGTCTCCAACAATTATTCCAATAATTACATATCCGATTTGACCTATGGACGAATATGCAAGCATACGTTTCATGCTTGTTTGAGTAATAGCAATGAGATTCCCCAATATCATGCTAAGAATAGCTAGGATTTCCAGAAGAAGATGCCATTCGTTCGATGAGAAATAGAAAGGAATATCGAAAATTCGAGTGGCTGAAGCTGAAGCAGCTACTTTCGAAGTAACAGAAAGAAAAGCAACGACTGGAGTGGGAGAGTCAGAGTCGAAAAGAGGATTCCTCACTTCTTTCTCTCATTCAAAACCGTGCATGAGACTTTCATCTCGCACGGCTCCTAAGTGATAAAAGAAAGAAGAACTCATCTTCTTTCTTTTTTGATTACCTTCCTCGCGTATGTATAAGACCGAATCCATTCGATTTCTAAAAAGGATTACTAATCCTTAACTTTTCGAGGAATCCTTCATCAGTGGTTGTGAATGACTGACTTTCTCAATCTTTTCGACCTTGGTTCCGTAGGAGCAAGTCAGAAAGATTGAGAAATAGAACCATCTGATTTGATTCGTTCTCAATAGCCATGAGATGATCATCTTAGGGTGATCTTTTTGTCGACGGATGCTCCTATTGCACTCGTAGTCTCTGAAGGATGAGAACCAACTATGTAGCATCTACATCGCTAATTCAAGTATTGTATACGTCATTAGTCTGATCCTTTGTAGGAACTACCCGTAATAACGAATTTGCAAAATGGATCTGTTTATCATAAAGAGATTTGTTGTTCCTGACCCTGCTTCACTTTAATTGTTATTTGAACAAAAAGATCACAATCAACTTTTGGTAAAAGTTATGTCTTGGTACGAGTGGGGATAGCATTTCTCTTCTGCATGTCCATGGAGTTTTGAAAAATTCAAACATCTCTGAGAAGAGATAGATATAGAGGTAGGAATTTGTCGAACGAACCGCACTCCTTCGTATACGTCAGGAGTCCATTGATGAAAAGGGGCTGGGGAAAGCTTGAACCCAATTCCTACAGTGATGGATATAAGCGCAATCGAAATTCCTGGGGAGTTATACATTTGTGTATTGATAAGACCGTTCACTATTTCTTGAAGCTCGATCTCTCCCCCGGATGAACCATATAGCCAAGAGAAACCATAAACCAGAATAGAAGAGCTTGCCCCACCCATGAGTAAATATTTCGTAGTAGCCTCATTAGACCGTACATCTCTCTTGGTATATCCAGATAATAGGTAGGAGCATAAACTGAAACATTCTGGAGCTACAAAGATAGTTATTAAATCGTTAGCACCACATAAAAACATTCCTCCTAGAGTAGCTGTTAATACAAATAACAGAAACTCTGTTATAGCCATTTCTGTACATTCAATGTACTCTACGGATAGAGGAATACATAGAGTTGAACATAGTAAAATAAGGAATTGAAAGATTTCGTTGAAATTGTTCGTTTGGAAATTTCCCGAAAAGCTAATCATAGGTTCTTCTCTCCATCGGAACAATAGGGCGGTTATGCTCATTACTAAACTTGTGGAAGAGATGAAATATAACCAAGGTGTATCTTTTTGATCAGAGGTTAAATCGATCATCAGAAGAAGAATTAGGCCAAAAATTAGGATACATTCTGGGAAAATAAAACTTCCATTGAAGAGAAGCAAATGAAACGCTTTCATAAAAATTCTCGTAGAATCGAGAATGAAGTTTTCATTCTGGACATGCCAGATCATGAATTAGTAACTGCATCCAATCTCCGAAAAAGTCCCAATTGTTTCGAACTTTCTATTTTTGGAATGGGATATTTACGGAATCCCCATGAAGAGGATCAATATCTATATAGACACATAGATCCATGGATCCATACATCTCGATCGGAAAATAATCAATAGAAAAAGAAAGAATCAGAATTGATCGTTTCTCGAAACAAATGAAAAGAAAGATGAAACATAAATCATGGAGCAACTAAGCCCTCTCGGGGGCTTGCTTAAGAATAAGAAAGAGGAATCTCATGGAAATACCATGGAATGGAATAAGGTTTGATCCTATTCATGGATTAACGAAAATGTGCAAAAGCTCTATTGGCCTCTGCCATTCTATGAGTCTCTTCCTTTTTGCGTATGGCATCGCCACTCCCCCTGGCAGCATCGACTAATTCGGAACTTAATTTGAAAGCCATATTTCGACCCGGACGTTTTCGGGATGCCCCTAATAACCAACGAATGGCAAGTGCTTTTCCTTGTGTAGATCCTATTTCAATGGGAACTTGATGAGTCGATCCGCCTACACGTCTTGCTTTTACTGCTATATT
This region of Nymphaea colorata chloroplast, complete genome genomic DNA includes:
- the ndhB gene encoding NADH-plastoquinone oxidoreductase subunit 2, coding for MIWHVQNENFILDSTRIFMKAFHLLLFNGSFIFPECILIFGLILLLMIDLTSDQKDTPWLYFISSTSLVMSITALLFRWREEPMISFSGNFQTNNFNEIFQFLILLCSTLCIPLSVEYIECTEMAITEFLLFVLTATLGGMFLCGANDLITIFVAPECFSLCSYLLSGYTKRDVRSNEATTKYLLMGGASSSILVYGFSWLYGSSGGEIELQEIVNGLINTQMYNSPGISIALISITVGIGFKLSPAPFHQWTPDVYEGSPTPVVAFLSVTSKVAASASATRIFDIPFYFSSNEWHLLLEILAILSMILGNLIAITQTSMKRMLAYSSIGQIGYVIIGIIVGDSNDGYASMITYMLFYISMNLGTFACIVLFGLRTGTDNIRDYAGLYTKDPFLALSSALCLLSLGGIPPLAGFFGKLYLFWCGWQAGLYFLVSIGLLTSVVSIYYYLKIIKLLMTGRNKEITPHVRNYRRSPLRSNNSIELSMIVCVIASTIPGISMNPIIAIAQDTLF
- the rps7 gene encoding ribosomal protein S7, translating into MSRRGTAEEKTAKSDPIYRNRLVNMLVNRILKHGKKSLAYQIIYRAVKKIQQKTETNPLSVLRQAIRGVTPNIAVKARRVGGSTHQVPIEIGSTQGKALAIRWLLGASRKRPGRNMAFKLSSELVDAARGSGDAIRKKEETHRMAEANRAFAHFR